A region from the Triticum aestivum cultivar Chinese Spring chromosome 3D, IWGSC CS RefSeq v2.1, whole genome shotgun sequence genome encodes:
- the LOC123080834 gene encoding E3 ubiquitin-protein ligase RNF170 gives MLPEVSRGRRRPEMAPASASASVAPPVGARCAVCRGVDISVPHQANCSHWFCGHCIVGVWLQGSVLRPSNCPVCRRPITLLVPSEVASLLRDEPEIAPVMNRIEQYNGRFAGVPHSMIQWLLDQPFYMRRMLAEFRDTRQEPPSSFKIQVALAATLALVYLASPIDLFPEAFLGYRGLLDDILVLIVAYAFISAAYRDILVARHAV, from the exons ATGCTTCCAGAAGTTTCCAGAGGACGGCGCCGCCCCGAGATGGCCccggcctccgcctccgcctccgtggccCCTCCCGTCGGCGCGCGCTGCGCCGTGTGCCGCGGCGTCGACATCTCCGTCCCCCACCAGGCCAACTGCTCCCACTGGTTCTGCG GACATTGCATTGTGGGGGTGTGGCTACAGGGATCTGTCCTTCGGCCATCCAATTGCCCTGTTTGTCGTCGCCCCATAACGCTGCTGGTACCATCTGAAGTTGCTTCCCTGCTGCGTGATGAGCCAGAAATCGCTCCTGTCATGAACCGAATTGAGCAGTACAATGGCCGTTTTGCTGGAGTACCTCACAGTATGATTCAG TGGTTGCTGGACCAGCCCTTTTACATGAGGAGGATGCTGGCAGAATTCAGAGACACACGCCAAGAACCTCCCTCCTCCTTCAAAATCCAAGTCGCATTGGCA GCAACCCTCGCTCTGGTGTACCTCGCAAGCCCTATAGACCTTTTCCCTGAAG CTTTCCTGGGGTACCGTGGTCTGCTGGACGACATCCTGGTGCTCATCGTCGCGTACGCCTTCATCTCCGCCGCCTACCGGGACATCCTCGTTGCCCGACACGCCGTGTGA
- the LOC123080831 gene encoding serpin-Z2A-like codes for MELTPDFLHTAAESYNAEIRAVDFAEGDRKKIRKEINKWAAAATNNLISEILPERSLSQLSRFVLTNAIYFKGVWETRFPQKLTENSQFYRLGDADPVHVPFMTLPGECKLFASQGKGFKLLKLPYKAGDSSTSPAAMSSRYSMCVFLPDDNDGLHAMVTALAEVGGSLLDHVPKHRSSVRKLMLPKFKMSFFCRLAKVLQGLGLRDAFSESADLSGLATKIDCDVRLDEVFHKAVLEVNEEGTVAAACTAVTGRVKQCARRPMEFVADHPFAFYIVEEVSGAVVFAGHVLDPSSPQ; via the exons ATGGAGCTCACGCCTGACTTCCTCCACACCGCCGCCGAGTCCTATAATGCTGAGATACGCGCCGTCGACTTCGCCGAG GGTGATAGGAAGAAGATCAGGAAAGAGATCAAcaagtgggcggcggcggcgacgaacaATCTCATCTCGGAGATCCTGCCGGAGAGGTCATTGTCCCAACTTTCAAGGTTCGTGCTCACCAACGCCATCTACTTCAAGGGTGTCTGGGAGACCCGCTTCCCCCAAAAGCTCACCGAGAACAGCCAGTTCTACCGCCTCGGCGACGCCGACCCAGTCCACGTCCCCTTCATGACCCTGCCGGGAGAATGCAAGCTCTTCGCCTCACAGGGCAAAGGCTTCAAGTTGCTCAAACTCCCGTACAAGGCCGGTGATTCCTCCACCTCCCCTGCCGCTATGTCGTCGCGGTACTCCATGTGCGTCTTCCTCCCGGACGACAACGACGGGCTGCACGCCATGGTCACCGCTCTGGCGGAGGTGGGCGGCTCTCTGCTCGACCACGTGCCCAAGCACCGTAGCAGCGTGAGGAAGCTAATGCTGCCCAAGTTCAAGATGTCATTCTTCTGCCGCCTCGCCAAAGTCCTACAGGGCCTCGGACTCCGGGATGCATTCAGTGAGAGTGCGGATCTCTCCGGCCTCGCGACGAAGATCGACTGCGACGTGCGCCTGGACGAGGTGTTCCACAAGGCCGTCCTCGAGGTGAACGAGGAAGGCACCGTGGCTGCAGCCTGCACGGCCGTCACTGGACGCGTGAAGCAGTGTGCGAGGAGGCCGATGGAGTTCGTCGCCGACCACCCGTTCGCGTTTTATATCGTCGAGGAGGTATCCGGGGCCGTGGTCTTTGCCGGTCATGTCCTTGACCCTTCCAGCCCACAGTAG
- the LOC123080829 gene encoding serpin-Z2A-like gives MADQEEARPTKKARGSSPPPAMGSGSLTAFALRLAKKLAEGDDTMNSNIAFSPLSLYTTLGLVAAGARGRTLDELLALLGAASADEVARFVRGLAADPSGSGGPIITYAYGVFHQKHKELTPDFLHTATESYSAEIRAVDFAKDEVREETRKEINLWAAAATNNLILEILPEGSLTDLSRFVLTNAIYFKGAWETRFPKKLTEDREFYRLDGADPVEVPFMTLPGECQLFVSYNEGFKVLKLPYKAGDDAMSRYSMCVFLPDEEEGLHDMVRSLEEVGGSLLDHVPMYHSSVREILLPMFKLSFFCGLSKVLRGLGVQEAFSKEADLSGIMEKSVCDVRLDEVFHKAVVEVNEEGTVAAACTAVVGRKKQCARRSLEFIADHPFAFYIVEEVSGAVVFAGHVLDPSSSQ, from the exons ATGGCAGACCAGGAGGAAGCGAGGCCAACCAAGAAGGCACGCGGGTCCTCGCCGCCACCTGCCATGGGCTCCGGTAGCCTGACGGCGTTTGCGCTCCGCCTGGCTAAGAAGCTCGCTGAGGGCGACGACACCATGAACAGCAACATCGCCTTCTCGCCGCTGTCCCTCTACACCACGCTTGGTCTGGTGGCCGCCGGAGCCCGCGGCAGAACCCTGGATGAGCTCCTAGCCCTGCTCGGTGCCGCATCGGCTGACGAGGTCGCCAGATTCGTACGCGGCCTCGCCGCTGACCCGTCCGGGTCCGGTGGGCCGATCATCACCTACGCCTATGGTGTGTTTCACCAGAAACACAAGGAGCTCACGCCGGACTTTCTCCACACCGCCACCGAGTCCTACAGCGCCGAAATACGCGCAGTGGACTTCGCTAAG GATGAGGTCAGGGAGGAGACCAGGAAGGAGATCAACCTGTGGGCGGCGGCAGCGACGAACAATCTCATCTTGGAGATCTTGCCCGAGGGTTCATTGACCGACCTCTCGAGGTTCGTGCTCACCAACGCCATCTACTTCAAGGGTGCGTGGGAGACCCGCTTTCCCAAGAAGCTCACCGAAGACCGCGAGTTCTACCGCCTTGACGGCGCTGATCCCGTGGAAGTCCCCTTCATGACCCTGCCAGGAGAATGCCAGCTCTTCGTCTCATACAACGAAGGCTTCAAGGTGCTGAAGCTCCCGTACAAGGCTGGTGACGATGCCATGTCGCGGTACTCCATGTGCGTCTTCCTCCCGGACGAGGAAGAGGGGTTGCATGACATGGTCCGCTCTCTGGAGGAGGTGGGCGGCTCCCTGCTCGACCACGTGCCGATGTACCATAGCAGCGTGAGGGAGATTCTGCTGCCCATGTTCAAGCTGTCATTCTTCTGCGGTCTCTCCAAAGTCCTTCGTGGCCTAGGAGTCCAGGAGGCATTCAGCAAGGAGGCCGACCTGTCCGGTATCATGGAGAAGAGCGTCTGCGACGTGCGCTTGGACGAGGTGTTCCACAAGGCCGTCGTCGAAGTGAACGAGGAAGGCACCGTGGCAGCTGCGTGCACTGCCGTCGTTGGCCGCAAGAAGCAATGTGCAAGGAGATCGTTGGAGTTCATCGCCGACCACCCGTTCGCGTTTTATATCGTGGAGGAGGTGTCAGGGGCCGTGGTCTTTGCCGGTCATGTACTCGACCCTTCTAGCTCACAGTAA
- the LOC123080833 gene encoding serpin-Z2A-like, with protein sequence MELTPDFLHTATESYKAEIRAVDFAEDEVREETRKEINQWAAAATNNLISEILPEGSLTDLSRFVLTNAIYFKGAWETRFPKSLTEDHKFHRLDGADPVDIPFMTLPGTSELFVSYNAAMSRYSMCVFLPDEDDGLHAMVSTLAEVGGSLLDHVPRHRSGVRKLLLPKLKLSFFCRLAQVLRGPGLREAFTEEAADLSGIVDKSVCNVRLDEVFHKAVIEVNEEGTVAAACAAVIGRKKKCAMRLEFITDHPFAFYIVEEVSGAVVFAGHVLDPSSSQ encoded by the exons ATGGAGCTCACGCCGGACTTCCTCCACACCGCCACCGAGTCCTACAAGGCAGAGATACGCGCCGTCGACTTCGCTGAG GATGAGGTCAGGGAGGAGACCAGGAAGGAGATCAAccagtgggcggcggcggcgacgaacaATCTCATCTCGGAGATCCTGCCGGAGGGTTCATTGACCGACCTCTCGAGGTTCGTGCTCACCAACGCCATCTACTTCAAGGGCGCGTGGGAGACCCGCTTTCCCAAGAGTCTCACCGAGGACCACAAGTTCCACCGCCTCGACGGCGCCGACCCCGTCGACATCCCCTTCATGACCCTGCCGGGAACATCCGAGCTCTTCGTCTCATACAATGCTGCCATGTCGCGGTATTCCATGTGCGTCTTCCTCCCGGACGAGGACGACGGGCTGCACGCCATGGTCAGCACTCTTGCGGAGGTGGGTGGCTCTCTGCTCGACCACGTGCCCAGGCACCGTAGCGGCGTGAGGAAGCTTTTGTTGCCCAAGTTGAAGCTGTCATTCTTCTGTCGTCTCGCCCAAGTCCTTCGAGGCCCAGGGCTTCGGGAGGCGTTCACCGAGGAGGCCGCCGACCTGTCCGGCATCGTGGACAAGAGCGTCTGCAACGTGCGCTTGGATGAGGTGTTCCACAAGGCCGTCATCGAGGTGAATGAGGAGGGCACCGTGGCGGCTGCCTGCGCCGCCGTCATCGGCCGCAAGAAGAAATGTGCAATGAGGttggagttcatcaccgaccaccCTTTTGCGTTTTATATCGTGGAGGAGGTCTCAGGGGCCGTGGTCTTTGCCGGTCATGTACTGGACCCTTCTAGCTCACAGTAA